TTCCAACCTTTTCAAAATAGTAAGGCCTTTATCTTCCAGTTCTTGTCTTGTATCCATCTCGTCTATGAATATCTCATCAATCCTTACGAATTTCAAAATCTTCAGGATATAATGCACAATACAAGAAGCAATCTTTTACTTTCTCGTCTTTCAAGTGATCGAAACTAAATGTTTGTATAAACCAATACAACAAAATAAGGTGTAGCCACATTGCTTTATAAACAAAGAAATTCTAACAAGACTCTCCTCCTATGAAAACAAAGCAATAATTGACTCTACTAATACCTTACCATTTATCCAAAACCCAAACGTAGTCTCTAATCCTAAAACAAGCTTAATTTTCAATAATTTGGTCCAATTGCCCTCTTTATTCAATACCCACACCTCATTACTACTTTCAACACGCCACAAAGAGTAATATGGTCATTAAAACCAGCTACCCTCCCTACTCCTTTTCCAATGGCTGATACTAACAATTGAAAAACTTCTGTACCCATATAAAATGCAAGGATGTTATCATTAAATTTCCAATAAAACACCATTTAGACATGCTTTACCACCTTCGGACATCAAGAAACAagcctttttttttattattttctgtgcttttTTTCTTTGTTAGGTTTAACTTAAAAATGGTGTTTTTGTTTAGCATTTTGTAGAATCGACCCAGAAGAGAGTTTTGCCAAAATGAAGAAAAATGGGCTTCCCAAGATGAAGGTGGAAAATCCTTCATTTCCAACCTGACAGCCCAGCTTTCTGGTAAAATGGTTTTGGATATTTTGTTATAATAAAAGTGTAGGGCATTCCTCACATTCTGGAAATGTAATGGGAAATATACCAACACAAACTCAACTTGTTCAAGAAACGAAATAAAACTAAACTATTAATGGAAAGATAACAAAAGTAACCAAATGAAACTTACACTGCAAACGGAATACGATCCAAGTGACAAAATGCACAAAATAAACGGTAGTATTCAAGAATAATCAAAgtggaaaaagaaggaaaaataaaaagaaccaagagaaaaaaaaaaaaaaagatagacgGCAGAATAGGGAAACAAAAGAAAGTAACATCAAAGTGGGATGAGGGTGTGGATGGTTGAAACAATGAGTAAAAATAGTGatttagtaaaattaaattaaaataaataaataaatatatttaaattaatccAAATATTGAAAACTAAAAGTTTAAACTTTCGGCTAAAGACAACAAAATGaagcaagaaaaaaaaagaaggaaactcggtttttttttttttattttccaactTATCCATCACAcatgaaaagaaaaaggaaaatgtcATTTATATTATATATGGGAAACGTGGAGGGGTTATTTGCAACATAATCccttaatgtttttaatttattttataaagggATTTCACCTTTTTAATTTTCTCATTTAGTCCTCATAATTTAaactattatttaattttagaaatatgttaatattattaactatGTTAATCCCTATCATTTTTATATTACTTACTTAAGAAAAAGgaatttatcttatttaatttcCACTTTTAATTTCTAATATCATACTTTTATGAAAATACATTATTGTTTTAATCTTTATGATTACTTTTACATATGAATgaatccaaatatatatatatttttataactattATGCTTTAGAAAAACAagcatttattattatttttaaatcttaATGTTTCAGAAATTTTACATGGAACttaaaaattattatgttttttatTGGAAATAAAACTATGATAGTAGTTTTGTCTCAccttaaattattttgattaatataaatattttaataataaatatttagaaGGTTATTTTAGGaagtacatatatataatttttagagAAGAATAAGAGAATAGAAGGAATGATAAGAGAGGGAAAATGTTTAAAAAGTGGAGGCAGTTTGATTTCTTATTTACCTTTGACTCACAGTCTTAACGCTGTTAACCTCTTCCTTCCATCATTCCTTTTATCCTTCTTTCCCACCAACACTTTTATCTTTCTCTTCAACAACATCAcaaatatacatgaaattttattaatatggaaAAATtagatttataaaaataaaaataaacaaaacgaTAAATGGTTCATACCTTGAATTCTTCAATAGAGGTTGAAGCGAAGAATACTTTTAAAGTTTGGATGGTCATCCCGCACTCCAACGATTCCCACCATTCTGTGGTTGAGATGATGATAAGAGAAGGTGGAGCATATGCAAATGGCTGCCCATTGCCAACAAGGGGAACAAATGGAGGAATTCTCTTCAGTTTATTACAGCCATAACCAACTTGGATAAGTTGGGAGAGAATCACAAACCATCACTCCACTTTTGCTGCAAATGCTCTTCAAATTTGGTAATCCAAACAATGTTAGCACTCTCAATTTGGCAAGATGGAATTTGATTAATGCATCACCCCTTTTTCTTCAACTTCTGATGTTGTTGCTCCAATATTTCTACTAACTCATCACATTCTTGCACCCAAATTTCTTCCAGGTTTTGGAGGTTTGGAAACAACCAATGTGGAAGCAACGTCTTCATACTTGAGCATTTGCGTATCGAAATTTTATTAAGATGGGAAAAGGTGGCAGACGGAGCCAATGTTGATGTTGTTGCTGAACCAATTCCTGCATCTTTCATAATAAGGGCACTCAACTTTGGCAGAACTTGAAGATCCAACACCTCGAGGCTCTGAAATGGATGAGCAGAAGAAGAGGCAAAGAGGACAAGGAAACAACACACTCTATCCCTTCACAGTACATAATATGCAACATCCTCAAGTCAATCATATATATGTTAGTGTATTggatttttgaataattttttatatgttaGTGTAAGCATGAAAAGGAAGCATAAATGCAATGGCCTTTATTAGATGGAGCTATGGATAGGTGGCAGCTAGAAACATGATGAAATTCTGGTCACCAGAGTTAACCTCTCAATGTATATAAAATGCTAGATTCAAGTGTGCAACAGTTCATTACAGAATATTAAGAGCTAAAATGTTCAACTGTTTGAGATTTCTATCTATGATAGATTATGTCTGCTGGTCATCCTATCCTGTCTTAAAATCTAAAACTGTTGATAATCAGCAGAGGAAACCATTGCCTTATTACCTGACTTTGTGGCTGAAATGTGTTGAGAGATTAGAACTAAAAATTGATGAAGCTGGCCTGCATGCAGACAAGAAGCAAAGAAGCTGCCCGTGCCATGAAGTTGAAGCTGAAGTTCATGTTGCTGTTTTATTTTGTTACTCCAAGTATTTGTTTtgttagttgaaaatgaactaagTTGGTATTGTTTTGATGAAATTAGGTGCTGATAGATTGATAAATCAGCATAGGTATGTGTGCAAGTTATGTTTAACTAGTTTCAAGACTACTTAGTAGTAGTAGGTAGTTGTTTAGGTGACATTTGTTTGTTTTGACCAGCTTATTGACTGGTATATGTATTGGCATTATGCCTCAATTCAAGGGTACGTTAACGAAATTATTCAGTATTCTTATTCATTTTTCTGGTTTTTTACTCAAGCAATTTCCTCAAAGGTCTCAGCTGATTTTCTTGTTTGCTCAGCAAGACATCGAGCCTTCAAGCTCAAGTCTCTGTTAACTTCATTCATCTTGCATTCTTAGTTCCAACAAAAATTAAGCAGTAAAGTTGACTTCCTTGACTATCTTACAAAGCTAGCAGATAATAAAAAACAATCATTGCATAGTCATGAATTAAGCAAAGAAAAGCATGTCATGAATGAAGCAAATGAAAGAAAATTACCTTTGACGGGATGCTTGAAATTTTGTGATAGACCTTGGAaatcaaaagaaattaaaagacagtgaagaagaaagaatgctGTGGGTACAAAGGCAGAACTATTAAGCAAAGAAAAGTATGTCATGGAATAAGCAAATGAAAGAAAAGTAAGTGGAGTGGATGGTTGAAATTTTGAGATAGAAGAAAGAATGTTGTGGGTACAAAGGTAGAACTATAAAGTAAGGAATCCCATCTTTTTTTACTTTTCCTTTGCTTCTGCCATTATAGTTGGCATTTTCAGTGCAGCTACGGTATTTGATACTGATTTTTCTCAACACTTGCATCTATCAGTTGATCGATGATTTAGAATCTCATTCTTCTGTAAATCTGTAATAATAAAAGCTTTGATCTGCTCTCAAGATTTGAAAGAAAGATATGATTGTCTAAAATCCATGTCCTTTGCATTAATTCTGGACAATACTAGAAAATGAGGGATGATTGTTTTTAAACCCTCCAAAATTTCTCTACATTGTATGTATTGAAAATTAAAGAATATTATGTCTTTTTACAATACTTTCCTAACTTttattgtaaataaaaccatgatCATAGCTTTGCTGCCTCACcttaaatcatttttattaatatatgcttatattttattaaaattttaaaaaaataaaaacatattttaattaacaaataatcattccgtataaaataatttttaaaataatttaagttttaatatttttctcACATGTAATATATTCAAAATATTATAAGTAGATTATATTCTAAATAATTTATATAGAAAAGAATAGTTTTATAGGCTGCTACATTAATTCATTTAGTAATCGTTTTAAAATCTTTACTACAACCTTTCAAACaataaagtttttaattattagacCCTTGATATACTCTTAAATATAATCTAAAATTTTTActattcaaaatatttaaaatataattttatattaatatttatatatatattataattaaatttaaatttaaaaatattttatattatttaaattgaattcgaGTTGAACCGACGAGACATGGAAAGGTCTATAGCCAACTTCTATCCCATATTTTCACTCTAAACTTAGAAGAGTATGTTTTTgtttattataaaatttgaaatttatttaatataaaatttacaaaataatagACAAGTGTTGAATGTGGTAAAAACCATAATAATATTTGGTTCAACAtcatatcaaaataaatttataatttaattgttttatatataaattaaaatatttagaaGCCTATTTTGAGAATTagatatattttaaaacaaagcaAATTATTATTTAGAGAAGAACAACAAATTTTAAGGAAGCCTAAGAgagggaaaatgtgtaaaatttcaaaattcaagcatatgtttttttttataaaatttgaaatttgtttaatataaaatttacgaaATAATAGATTAGTGTTGCATATGGTAAAAGtctataataatatttgatttaagtttataatttacttgttttatataaaaatattacaaaaaaaTATTTAGAAGGTTATTTTGGAAAGTATAGAAATGAAGTTAATTTTTGGAGAAGAATAACAAAATTTAAGGAATTCTAAAAGAGGGAAAATGTTTAAAATGTGGAAACAAAGTTATAGTGCACAGAGATTGATTTATTATTTACCTTTGCATCTCAATGGTCTTAACCTTATCCATCATTGGTTTTACTGCCACCATCTCCATCACCTTTTTTATCATCTCATTTGCACTATCCTCCACCCTACTTCTTTGGCAGCAACACTTTTAACATTCTcttaaacaacaacaacaaaatacatgAGATTGTATTAAAATGGAGAAATTAGGTTTAtcaaattaaataagaaaaattaacAAAGCGATAATTGGTTGATACCTTTAATTCTTCAATAGGGTTTGAAGTGAAGAACATTTTAAAGCTTGGATGGTCATCCCACTCCAACCATTCCCACCATTTTGTGGTTGAGCTGATGGTAAGAGACGGTGGAGCATATGCAAATGGCTGCCCATTGCCAACAAGGGGAACAAATGGAGGAATTCTCTTTAGTTTATAACACTCAACAACTTTGATAAGTTGGAGAGAATCACAAACCATTACTCCAATTTTGTTGCAAATGCTCTTCAATTTTGGTAATCCCCACAAAACCAACTCTCTCAATTTGGGAAGATAGAATTTGATTAATGCATCACTCCCTTTTTCTACAACTTGTAATGTCGGTGCTCCCAATATTTCTACTACCTCATTACATTCTAACACTGATATTTCTTCCAGGTTTTGGAGGTTTGGAAGCAACGTCTTCATACTTGAGCATCTGATTATAACAATTTGCTTGAGATGGGAAAAGGTGGCAGACGGAGCCAATGTTGATGTTGTTGTTGAACCAAATCCTTCGTCTTTGATAATAAGGGCACTCAACTTTGGCAGAGCTTCAAGACACAACTCCTCAAGCCTCTGAAATGGATGAGTGGAAGAAGAGGTAAAAGAGGACAAGGAAACAACACACTCTATCCCTCCACAGCTCCAAATATTACAAACCCTCAAGTCAATTGCATTATTGAAGGAAGAATTATCATCAACTAAGCTTCTTAAATAGTTGCACTGAAAAATATTCAACTGTTGAATTTCAATTGGGTGCATAATTAACTCACCTTCCCAATTCTGGACTCCTCCAATTGTTACTATTTTATCTCCTTCAACTGGGTGCATCATGAAATTAGCTATGCCCACCTGTAAATAGTACTTGATGAGATTTTTCTTACTTTGTTTCATTGAGGAGATGAACTTATTCAATTCATCGATATCTTCGAAACGTCCGGTAAAGCACTCCAACTTCTTCAACGGTTCAATCTCTTCTGCTTTTAGACTTGTTTGTCTATTTCTCACATCAAAACTCAAGTGCCGAAGGTGAACGAGTTTTGGTAAAAGTCCAGCACGTATCTCTTTCAGAGTGCGCACTTGAAGATCAATGTATCTTAGCTTTATCAGCATATCCATGCCATCAGGGACTTCCTCAATTTTAGTCCAATGAAGATCCAACTTCTTCAATTCTTGAAGCATCGAAAGACATGGCAGATCTCTTAATTCTCGACAGCCACGAAGTAACAATGTTGTTAGGTTTTTTAGTTCAGAGATGGAATCTGGTAAACTCTCGATCTTGGTAAAAGACAAATTGAGAACACTAAGACAAGGCATGTTTGTGAAGAAAGAATATGAGATCTTCTTTATAGGGTTCCCCTGCAATAACAAAGTTGTGAGCAGTTTACATTTTGTGGGCAGCACATCTATGGAAATTTCTGATATGGAGTTATACATAAGCGACACTTTCTCAATATCCGGACTCCATTGCTCCTTTTCTGGTAACTCTTCTAATTGCAAACCTGCTTGTATCATATATGGAAGATTCATTCTTGTGATCGACAATGCCATGTCTCTCACTGCATCATGCATTTTCACTTTTTCAACCTTGAAATTTTCCAACAAGCAATTATCTTCTAACTTCTTCAAAATAGTAATGCCCTTGTTTTTCATTTCTTGTCTTGTACCCATATCATCTATGAATCCCTCTTCAATCCAGCACTCAATTAGCtcatccttttcaatttcaaaattttcaggaTATAATACACAATACAAAAAGCAATCTTTTACTTTCCCATCTTTCAAGTGATCAAAACTAAATTTCAAACGCTCGATTACCTCAACTTCCACTCCTTCCACTTTCCCTATTCTCTCTTTCAATTCCTTTAGtgcatttttccaaatatgagggTTATCTTCTCCTTTCATGGTACCAGCAACCACAACAATTGTAAGTGGTAAACCCGCACATTCCTTGACAACAAGCTTCAAAGTTGGCATTATTGTTGGATTTTGAACTATGTTAGGCCCAACTTTATTCAAGAATAGAATCAATGCCTCTTCTTCTGACAGTGGCTTCACTTTTATCACCTTACAACCCATATACTTACAGACATGCTCCGAACGGGTTGTCAACACCAACTTGCAGCCATTGCTGCCACTCGGCTCAGGGATCCCAACTTCCTCTAGAGAGACTTTATCCCACACATCATCTAAGATTAGAACATGCTTTCCTGCGTTCTTCAGCATTTCTGACAAGATTGCTGCTCGTCTGAGCTTGTCTTCTTCTTTGTCTAAATAATCCTTGGACTTCAACGCCCTTGCAATATTATCTTGTAACTTCATTACATTGAACTCCTTTGATATGGTAACCCAGATTACCCTTTCGAATCTTTGTTGCTTTAAAAGATCATTGTGGATGTGCTTCATGATAGTGGTTTTACCCACACCGCCCATCCCCCAAACCCCAATCTTGCTCACCTCCTCCTGCATCAAACATGTCCAAATATCATTTCTGACAGCTTCCTCCCCAACTAGTTCTGATGTTGGCAGTGGCAACCCACCACTTGGACCATCCATGGCAAGACCTTCAGAGGCATTAGGACctttatcaagaaattccttcatttCTCGAGTCTTTTCATCAACCAGATTTCCGTTCCAAGCACGGCAGAGATATCTCCCTTTTCTGACTTTATTTTCCACATCCTGTGCTTCCGCAATCATTTCTTTCGCATCTTTCAACCAATTTTCAACTCCCTGCTTTGGTATCTTCCCCGAAGGAGAAAGAAGCTCTGCTTTCAATTGCAGCTCTATGTCTTccattttacaattcaattcatCTCTGATCCTCCCGAAGTTTCTCACATAATCATTCAGCTTTATGTGATATTTCAAGTATTTACAAACAGGAGGTCCAAGACAATTTGCAATGCCAACACCGGGCTCTACGTATTCCATTGCTCTGCCCCTGCAACGCAATCATATATGTTAGTGTATTggatttttgaataattttttatatgttaGTGTAAGCATGAAAAGGAAGCATAAATGCAATGGCCTTTATTAGATGGAGCTATGGATAGGTGGCAGCAAGAAACTTGATGAAATTCTGGTCACCAGAGTTAACCTCTCAATGTATATAAAATGCTAGGTTCAAGTATGCAACAGTTCATTACAGAATATTAAAAGCTAAAATGTTCAACAGTTTGAGATTTCTATCTATGATAGATTATGTCTGCTGGTCATCCTATCCTGTCTTAAAGTCTAAAACTGTTGATAGTCAGTAGAGGAAATCATTGCTTTATTACCTGACTTAGTGGCTGAAATGTGTTGAGAGATTAGAACTGAAAATGAAGCATTGAAGTTGACTTTCTTGACTATCGTACAAAGCTAGCAGATAATAAAAAACAATCATTGCATAGTCATGAATGAAGCAAAGAAAAGCATGTCACGAAGGAAGCAAATGAAAGAAAATTACCTTTTACGGGATGCTTGAAATTTTGTGATAGACCTTGGAGatcaaaacaaattaaaaacagtgaagaagaaagaatgttgTGGGTACAAAGGAAGAACTATTAAGCAATCATTGCATAGTCATGAATTAAGCGAAGAAAAGCATGCAATGAAATAAGCAAATGAAAGAAAAGTAAGTAGAGTGGATGGTTGAAATTTTGTGATAGAAGAAAGAATGTTGTGGGTACAAAGGCAGAAGTATTAAGTAAGGAATCCCATCTTTTTTTACTTTTCCTTTGCTTCTGCCATTATAGTTGGCATTTTGGGTGCAGCTACGGTATTTGATACTGATTTTCTCAACACTTGTATCTATCAGTTGATCGATGATTTACAATCTGATTCTTTTTAAATCTGAAATAATAAAACCTTTGATCTGCTCTCAAGATTTGAAAGATAGATATGATTGTCTAAAATCCATGGAAGTGTCCTTTGCATTAATTCTGGACAATCCTAACAAGTATTGCAGTGACGTTGTAATAATAATTAATGAGAAAGTATGGAAATGCAAGGTATAGTTGTTGGCATATAAAATTATATAGTTATTCGtattaaattttagatttaacTTTGGAGATAAGAtgtgaataaatctattgaagTTTTTTTAATACATGAACtatgatttaatgtgtaattgtatatatgaattttgattttgtgtaattttatatatgaaatttagatttgatccaattcttgtaaattattaacacaattcttgatataacatcaatttatatctatatattacatacgtaaata
The Gossypium arboreum isolate Shixiya-1 unplaced genomic scaffold, ASM2569848v2 Contig00663, whole genome shotgun sequence genome window above contains:
- the LOC108451551 gene encoding probable disease resistance protein At4g27220, giving the protein MEYVEPGVGIANCLGPPVCKYLKYHIKLNDYVRNFGRIRDELNCKMEDIELQLKAELLSPSGKIPKQGVENWLKDAKEMIAEAQDVENKVRKGRYLCRAWNGNLVDEKTREMKEFLDKGPNASEGLAMDGPSGGLPLPTSELVGEEAVRNDIWTCLMQEEVSKIGVWGMGGVGKTTIMKHIHNDLLKQQRFERVIWVTISKEFNVMKLQDNIARALKSKDYLDKEEDKLRRAAILSEMLKNAGKHVLILDDVWDKVSLEEVGIPEPSGSNGCKLVLTTRSEHVCKYMGCKVIKVKPLSEEEALILFLNKVGPNIVQNPTIMPTLKLVVKECAGLPLTIVVVAGTMKGEDNPHIWKNALKELKERIGKVEGVEVEVIERLKFSFDHLKDGKVKDCFLYCVLYPENFEIEKDELIECWIEEGFIDDMGTRQEMKNKGITILKKLEDNCLLENFKVEKVKMHDAVRDMALSITRMNLPYMIQAGLQLEELPEKEQWSPDIEKVSLMYNSISEISIDVLPTKCKLLTTLLLQGNPIKKISYSFFTNMPCLSVLNLSFTKIESLPDSISELKNLTTLLLRGCRELRDLPCLSMLQELKKLDLHWTKIEEVPDGMDMLIKLRYIDLQVRTLKEIRAGLLPKLVHLRHLSFDVRNRQTSLKAEEIEPLKKLECFTGRFEDIDELNKFISSMKQSKKNLIKYYLQVGIANFMMHPVEGDKIVTIGGVQNWEGELIMHPIEIQQLNIFQCNYLRSLVDDNSSFNNAIDLRVCNIWSCGGIECVVSLSSFTSSSTHPFQRLEELCLEALPKLSALIIKDEGFGSTTTSTLAPSATFSHLKQIVIIRCSSMKTLLPNLQNLEEISVLECNEVVEILGAPTLQVVEKGSDALIKFYLPKLRELVLWGLPKLKSICNKIGVMVCDSLQLIKVVECYKLKRIPPFVPLVGNGQPFAYAPPSLTISSTTKWWEWLEWDDHPSFKMFFTSNPIEELKCCCQRSRVEDSANEMIKKVMEMVAVKPMMDKVKTIEMQSSAFVPTAFFLLHCLLISFDFQGLSQNFKHPVKECKMNEVNRDLSLKARCLAEQTRKSAETFEEIA